The stretch of DNA CGTCCTATGGGTATTACACCTTATGTTGTACTTAGAGCTTGTGATCCAATCACTCAAATTAGATTTTAATACCAGGTCAAAAAGGGACAGTAATGTTATTTATCTTTAGATTCAATCTTAACTGCCTGTAGGTACAAACTTTTGAAACTTCCCACCAAGGAGATGTATATATTTATCAGAAGTCACTCAAAATGCCACTCCTGTCTCTCTGCTCCCTCACCTTTGAAAGAGCTTCTCCTCGTTGGACCTGAGGTTTCCTTTGTAGTGTGCCATTGCCTGGTTGATCCTGGCGTCACAGCTCAGGTTCTTCGGCTTGTAGCAGAACCAAGGCTCGCCTGTACGGAGGTCAGTGTGGTTGCACAGCGGCTGCTGAGTTGGACGTAGGCAGACATTACAGATGGTAGTTTCAGAGATTGAGCCTGAGCGGAAGAGGCTCTTGAAGCCAATCCTGTCAGGTTCTTCACTGTTCAGCCTCTTCAGCACTGTGATAGCCTCACTAGGGTGAGCCAGTGTCACCTAGATAGAGAAGATTGTTAGAGAACCAGAGTTAAAAGCATGTGTAAAAGATGTGTTAAAAGTGCATGTAAAAAGCACAAACAATTTTCATCTCAACAATGTAGACCTTTTACTTTCCAACTTGAACTTTGCAGAGGCGATAGAAGATTGAGAGATTTGTGAGGACCTCTTTGAACCTTGTGAACCCTCAGATTTGAAGTCGTGAGGTGTAATCTTTAAGttaccacacagagacacacccaccaaaatCTCAAAGCCGTTTCAAACCGTTCTGGGGTAATATGTCTTTCAACCAGGAAACCGAGAGCCAGCCATTTCCCATCATGCCCTGGGTATTGCAGTCGATGGAAAGCAATTGTGGCGCCTGGCTCTAAAACAAGCGCCCACCTTGATCTAATGAGGTTATCGTTGcacacgtgtgcatgacgtcagagcaagtcgggatcaagtcagaCACAGTTCTAACATCCCCAATAAATTGAAATTATGACATTATACAATGCAGTATTTATCCCTataacaaatgtgtttttcaagATTTGTGGCTGTGGACAATAAATGTGAATTTTTGTAAAATTGAAGAAGAAACTATTATACATTTATTCTGGGAGTGTCAGTAGACTTTTGagttatggaaaaaaaaaactatcaggTAATTAAATTAGAAGTAAAATATGTAATTCTATAttataacaaacaaaacaatacatCACAAAACCAAAAAATCCAGCTTTTAATCACTTTAGAATTGAATTTCAGAATTATTTTGAGTCTATCCAAATTATTAATAAGAAAAGTGTTTTTACAGCTGATGTACTTTAAGATTTTTTCAAGGAATTTTGGTTGCATATCCCACCTTTCAATTAAATttcttttactgtattttttatttaattttttactttcttactgTGTATTTAAGTGCCTTTCTTAAATTGACTTAGGTTATGTCATCATTATTTTTGCATATTGTTATTTGTCTGCGTACAAAAACACAGTTTCGTCGATCGGCACGCACAGGTAGCAGGTTTTTTGACGCAATAAAGGTTTCAGACAGCGTAATTGttccttttttgtccttttagaATGCATGGTGCTCGTATCAATTTGAAACTCGTGAAACACACTGCACATATAAATGCAAAGTGATTTGTGACTGTAAAAGCAATGCACAAATGAATGCGGAGTGATTTATATCTGTAAATCATTGTATATGTGCCACTAATTAAATTGTTTTGGCATTACCGCCATCTACTGGAGAGCGCTGGATTGTCACTTGAGACACAAGTTGTTTGGAACACAGGGCGCAGAAAAACAGTCTCAAAAGCAGGGACGCACTGACAATCTGTGTGTTCGGGAAATGTCCAGAACGGCCGTCCAACCGATGgccgtcggcacaaaaaaagtcgaataaagcgatattaacagcaAACAGCAGGGAGCGCTAATATGAtcacttactgtatatgctacgtgtaaaagaaactgaggaagaagagtaggcctacGAGTCTGGCTATCGCCAATCCACAGCCTGGTCATGATgagggacagacagcagagttcatttcacatcagcaagaggtactggtaagtgccaggagcagggCACATTattataggctgcctttatccctatcttagcgaattaCATAGTCAGCTATTAACATcggtgtgcatcatgattatgaaaatgatcgtgccatttagtgctgtcaaacttaaggTGTTTAATAATTTcagttaggttaatttgaaacattaaatgCGTTAGAAATTACTCACGGGTTGACCGCGATTTCACTTCGTCGTATGTGAgagttgtagtgagctcacttttgctgcttgGATGAAGACTACGGTATtgaattaaacgggaaaacatcagacatgcattggtaccactctaagcGTGCtataacaaacagggaagggggctaatttttacaaaattcacaaattttttgtttttataaattggAGGAAtggacacagatacacattcaCAGATATGAATCGCTCTGTTTGGAAGTAAATCTGTGTCATtggattttgaaattaaaaagccattgaaTTTCTAGCCCTCAATATTTATGCATTGAAAAGCCAACAAATAttttgtctgctatttcatcaccaaattcacttctgagacgtttttatgcgagaaatcaactttGCACAATATGGTGAATTGCACATTTGCTCCAATGTTGTTGGACTTGAGAAGCTCCAGTCTGACgtgacagccagctggtggcggccGGGATCGCTCGCTTGCCGGGCCGACCAGTGATGCTCTTAAaccccgctgtcagctggaagtctCTCAATAGTTTGTTTCctcaattgtttgtttaaatatcaaaacacaattatccattataaaaaaaacgGCAAAATATATTAGTTGAATTTTAAACATTGCATTTTGCATCTGGATTTGTTATATTGAATTTTTTAACGTTGACTTTTTGATAATGAATTTATGAACaatttttatttgtgcattgtgtgtcatgagtagggttgggtaccgaaacttgGTGCttatagggaaccggtgccgacgtaaatggtagtaacgagaccgaataagaacgaaagtttcggtgcctcatttcggtgcttgacttttcactacacctgacagcaggtaacgttagcctccctttagctagcagctggattaaacaccggtaaaatgctgacagctaacgttaaacagtgtaaagtgtgactgtatttcactgtggaggacttcaacagcgggatgtaacagtctgcactgcagcgcagcagcagttgccgttgtcgcaattcatagatatacagtatgtttatatggtcggaattaaacaacacagacggtgctttcacttgcagctgccgttgtcggaattaaacaacacagacggtgcgttcactcgcagctgccgttgtcggaattaaacaacacagacggtgcatttacttaaaacaggttgcctcgtggtgcattcacagtaattgtaaaatacccttttcccatctggggttcaacagcaatttactggtgaaataagttattgttattgttatagttattgcattattattaaatctttaattttgaacatggccttagcaataaacaagtcaatgactgttgtttactacccttattttttttcttcttcttttttttttaactttattgaaaagtaccggttcaggcaccgtttaggcaccggcaccgttttaaaagtattgatttagcaccggaatcgaaaaaaaaaaaaaacgatacccaaccctagtcatgaGTTTCTACTTGATATGAGACTGTTTTAGCCCCATATGGGAGCTATTGGAGCAATACAGCATGACCACACCCACTCTGAACACCTACACAGGTGATTTCAGTTAATCTGGCTGATTGGTCCTGGGCTCACTTTGAAGGTGGGCCACAGCTCAGATGGAAATGtattaggtcacaaatcttTTCTAGCAATAAGAATGAAAAAGCTGTCATTAGTCCTGtcctaacaggtgcaacaaaaCTAACAGGAGACTCTTAAGCCTGAAATGAAAAGGTCCCATTGTTTCTGAAATTGTAATGGTAAATCTGCAACCTGTATCATTATAAATTGCATGTCCCGTGCGAGAAATAGTGTAATAGacatagcaacagtaactaagggggcTATGTGAACAATCAATTAGcagatagataaaaaaaaaactacactacAACCATATTTAACATGTTAGTGTATAGCATCACCTCAACCTGCGCGTCTCCTTCCCAGAGTAAAGAGAATACAGCAGAGTAGCTGCCATTCAGATGATCCACCACCTGTCCAGCCACACCTGCACCAAGCGTCTGGTTGTGCAGCCGGGCGAGTAACAAGTCTCCCCCAGACTTCTTTGGATGGCCCTGGAAATCAGACATATTGATCCTAACCGCCAGCTGATCCCCTACGTGCCACtgtcctccccccctccctggGAGAATGGTGAAGGTGCTGTGAGCTGGGTCACTGGTCTGCTCCAGGATAAGAGGAGTTGGCAATAGTGGAGTTTCAGGCCAAGCAATGGAGTCCAGTAGAAGGCGTTCCTCCAGAGCATCCTCAGGGGACAGTGGCTGGAAGGTGCAGAAGCCCCGATGCACGTCAGGGTCAGTGGAAACTCTCGGGGCCATGATGGTGGAGTTCACCTCATGCTGAAACTGGCTGGGGGTCTACGGAGAGATGGTGACAAATGCACTAAAAGCTAATTAACTaaacaaagcaaaaatatatacacattgaACACACATTTGAAAACAATACAGAGAAAATGGACTAAAATGAAACATTTCAAATAGGATCAACTCTTCAAGTGATTGTACTAAAACCAAGTTCTCACCTCCAGGACCTCCATGTTATGTAGCACAAGCATTAAAACGGCCACAGCCAGACAGAGGAAGATGGCTCTGTATTCCTTTCTTATACAAGCTCTGGCCTTCATGATAGTCTTCATCTATGGCTGCAGCTTAGCACGGTGAGCACTTCCTCCAGTACTGGATacaaaaatgaatacaaaaacaATGGGGTAAGTGACACATTGTTATACTAAAGGATATTACTTATATTGCTACAAAAATTTGAATTCAAATGATTATAATGACTAAGCTAAATCTAGTCACCCAGGAAATTTGTATTGTATCCTAACTGTTTGACATTATGATTCATACCCGGGTGATCCTATCATTTTCTCTGTGCAACATAATGTACATCTTTGAAAACATATGGACTGTGCAATCTGATGCCTGAAAGCCTGGCACGACCACACagctagactactgtaatagcTTTATGAGAACTCCCAGACATTACCTAAGTTAATAAATCCAGCCCTTTTAGGTAATGTTTGCCTATTTGGCATACCCAAATGGAAACGTTTTTACAATAGAACTGTAAGGCCAAAATGTGTGTATGAGGCTTTCCATGTTTACTGTGCAACAAACTGGAGGAACAACTACAGCTACTGTTGAGGAAGAAGATTTCGCTACATCTGCCATTTTGTGCTTGACAGAGACAAGATGTTTTTTACActaaaggcccagacacaccatACATAGGTATGGCCTTTAGTGTAAAAACAGATTCCTCCACCTTCTGATTTGCCGGAGAGAGACGTGTCACGGTCCGCTCTGAACAGCTGGAAACCAGCCAGCTGTATGGTATCAGTTCACTGAGCCACGTCTCTCTCAAGCACAAAACAGCAGATGTAGAGATATCTTCTTCCTCAACAGTAGCTGTAGTTGttcatccatatatatatatatattagcgaCCGGCTGCCAATCACCTACGTATGACCCCCTGCAAGCTGAGGTTGGCAGCCTGGTGAGAGGGGGGCGGTTCCCCTGGGGTATATAGCCAACGGGTAGAGGAAGTTCGGCATCTTTGGAGTTCCGGCCAAGTCTcggctctctgtgtgttctaaTGCCTGTAGCTTTTGTTGGTAGCTAATAAATGAGTTAACTAGACTCTGACCCGTGTATGAATCATTACATTGGTGTCAGAAGTAAAGCAACGGAAAGGTTAGGGATGGCCGAGGGTGCGCCCTGCACTGTTAGCTAGCGACCAGTTTAGTTAGCTTAGCTGGACCGCGCAGCCGCGAGCGTGGGGAGAAATGTTCTCATCTGTTAAGACAGCGAGGGAGACGAGCGACAGGGACGTAGCCACCGGATGGACATTTGGTGGCCTGAGTGAGGAGCTACGTCGGCTGAAGGACCGCAGAGCCTACCTTCGGGGCACTATGGGAGCAATGGCCTCCGAGGCTGGCTTTGGGGGACAGTGACATGCACGCTTTGCTGCTTGCAAGCTGAAGTCGGAGGGGGACGTGGAAGCCTACGTCACCCCCGACGCGGGAAAATCGGATGTAAACAAAGATAGCGGCGCCCGTCCCAGGTTAACAGCGCTGCAATTGGCTATGTGCCTCACTGACGAGGCTTTAGCATGCTTGCTGCTGTTGGatgcagaggacagacagagctaTGTTGCGCTGGTGGGTGCGCTCCAGCGACAGTTTGGGAACTTTAACTACGGCAATTAGCCAATGACATTGAGAGCCTCACCCGCAGAGCATACAGCAGCATGCCCCCGGCGGTGCAAAGTGAGTTAGCCCGCGACCGATTTATGCAAGCCCTCTCATCACCCAAACTACGTGTGGAGGTACAGCTGACACATCCACGGTCCCTGCATGAGGCGTTGGAGAGGGCGTCAGAGAG from Perca fluviatilis chromosome 23, GENO_Pfluv_1.0, whole genome shotgun sequence encodes:
- the LOC120553037 gene encoding NXPE family member 3-like gives rise to the protein MKTIMKARACIRKEYRAIFLCLAVAVLMLVLHNMEVLETPSQFQHEVNSTIMAPRVSTDPDVHRGFCTFQPLSPEDALEERLLLDSIAWPETPLLPTPLILEQTSDPAHSTFTILPGRGGGQWHVGDQLAVRINMSDFQGHPKKSGGDLLLARLHNQTLGAGVAGQVVDHLNGSYSAVFSLLWEGDAQVEVTLAHPSEAITVLKRLNSEEPDRIGFKSLFRSGSISETTICNVCLRPTQQPLCNHTDLRTGEPWFCYKPKNLSCDARINQAMAHYKGNLRSNEEKLFQSGVNLKVYIRASGPANVTVLPKKEGQPEMESSTVKVGPSGYYYQGVWQALSGTKVRQFNISAISQCLKGKVVHMHGDSTVRQFFEFLNAALPGLKEFDLHSTRQIGPFVALDYENNILVKFRFHGPPIQSVHVSNSKIRYIANEIDGLIGGTDTVVFFGIWAHFRTYPVQIYIRRLQSIRRAVVRLLDRAPGTVVVIRTGNPRDLSQINSDWQSLQCYKVLKTMFKGLNVHLIDAWEMVLAHHLPHNVHPPRPIVENMINVLLSYTCPQMGG